The genomic region TTGTCCTGCTGCATGTTAACCTCCTCCCACAAAGTGCAGGAGCTCCAGGCTGTCGCCCGGGTTGAGACGAACGGCAGCGAAGTTGTCTCTGGCAACGATGTCGCGGTTGAGCTCGGCGACCACGACGTCGGGGTTCAGCCCCCGTTCGCGGATGAGGTCGAGCAGGGTGAGGCCTTCGGTGATCTCTTCTGTTTCGC from Mailhella massiliensis harbors:
- the thiS gene encoding sulfur carrier protein ThiS, with the translated sequence MSIFSEVSMRITVNGETEEITEGLTLLDLIRERGLNPDVVVAELNRDIVARDNFAAVRLNPGDSLELLHFVGGG